From a single Pseudoalteromonas nigrifaciens genomic region:
- a CDS encoding PA3496 family putative envelope integrity protein, with the protein MGKTFSYDALDDDFVEDEYEMLGRNQHDKNKQKVKKKLEDYLEQKRLRKNLGEDDLSDYTD; encoded by the coding sequence GTGGGTAAGACATTTAGTTACGATGCGCTAGATGACGATTTTGTTGAAGACGAGTACGAAATGCTCGGGCGTAATCAGCACGATAAGAACAAGCAAAAGGTTAAGAAAAAGTTGGAAGACTACCTTGAGCAAAAGCGCTTGCGTAAAAACCTAGGCGAAGACGATTTAAGCGATTACACCGATTAA
- a CDS encoding PrnB family protein — protein MSTHTAIFDRWIRSAFPQINSELEQLYWQQDDKANVEGLGEPLKQQLKDEGNALISNLLAEGNTDEGFDSAFDLLGNVGLFMAACRRHEITEPSRETTSPLVEASALAMHIGASIGVTPRFATAHLTTHNKALNGTYKRFTNLPDEKLFIDYNTQGILAYKRASDALLKILPLGISHPTCAELLKVAKQALIDVIESNNALYTQLDTERFFNCVRPYYKPHRVGNEIYRGANAGDFAGINVIDMLLGLCNANEPSYSQMLVDKFLYMMPEDQQILREAMRMQSFMDDFLQAQQYKDNDWFKYHAKLFIQVCKLHGDTAIGHHNQLVEKFIAQPSKQMQQQHMSKVTASGPPLHVLLDSLEKLRDKRASAKRDDIKTRYDDINLLKQWIK, from the coding sequence ATGAGCACCCATACAGCCATTTTTGATCGATGGATAAGAAGCGCCTTCCCACAGATAAACAGCGAGCTTGAGCAACTTTACTGGCAACAAGATGATAAAGCCAATGTAGAGGGGTTGGGAGAGCCTTTAAAACAGCAATTAAAAGATGAAGGTAACGCATTAATAAGTAATTTATTAGCGGAGGGAAATACCGATGAAGGTTTTGATAGTGCGTTTGATTTGCTCGGTAATGTAGGGCTTTTTATGGCGGCGTGTCGTCGTCATGAAATTACCGAGCCAAGCCGTGAGACCACATCGCCATTGGTAGAAGCGTCGGCACTAGCAATGCATATAGGTGCCTCTATTGGAGTAACGCCACGCTTTGCGACTGCCCATTTAACCACGCACAATAAAGCGCTAAATGGCACGTATAAACGTTTTACTAATTTACCCGACGAAAAACTATTTATTGATTACAACACCCAAGGTATTTTGGCATATAAACGCGCCAGCGATGCATTATTAAAAATATTACCATTAGGTATTTCGCACCCCACCTGTGCCGAGCTATTAAAAGTAGCAAAACAAGCGTTAATAGATGTAATTGAATCGAATAATGCACTTTATACTCAGTTAGACACAGAGCGCTTTTTTAATTGTGTGCGCCCTTATTATAAACCGCATCGAGTAGGCAATGAGATATACAGAGGTGCTAATGCGGGAGATTTTGCCGGCATAAACGTTATCGATATGCTACTTGGGCTGTGTAATGCCAACGAGCCAAGTTATTCACAAATGCTGGTGGATAAGTTTTTATATATGATGCCAGAAGATCAGCAAATATTGCGCGAAGCAATGCGCATGCAAAGCTTTATGGATGACTTTTTACAGGCGCAGCAATATAAAGACAATGACTGGTTTAAATACCACGCAAAGCTATTTATTCAGGTGTGTAAATTACATGGTGACACTGCAATCGGTCATCATAATCAATTGGTTGAAAAATTTATTGCGCAACCGTCAAAGCAAATGCAACAGCAACATATGAGTAAAGTAACAGCCAGTGGCCCACCATTACATGTTTTGCTCGATTCGTTAGAAAAACTCCGTGATAAACGTGCCAGCGCTAAACGCGACGATATAAAAACACGTTACGACGATATAAACTTGCTAAAACAGTGGATTAAATAA
- a CDS encoding IS5 family transposase, translating to MPRLMLTDGTWNVLSKVMYLSGRIYNKPNHRKTLEGILYKMRTGIPWRDLPSDFGRWSAIYRRFNLWSKKGILNELFRALSRDADMDWVFIDGSIVRAHQHSCGARTADNESIGKSRGGNSTKIHLAVDSGGLPVYYELSCGNTHDIVHAESLVANCPTSNMVVADKGYDSEKLRAFVRDNNATPVIPRKGNSLVGNEDIDWCMYKYRHLVENAFGRIKQYRGIATRYEKLERNYHSMLALAFTMMWLPMWAD from the coding sequence ATGCCAAGATTAATGTTAACAGACGGGACATGGAATGTCTTATCAAAAGTAATGTACTTAAGTGGTCGAATTTATAATAAGCCCAACCATAGAAAAACGCTCGAAGGCATACTGTATAAGATGCGCACAGGTATTCCATGGCGAGATTTACCTTCTGATTTTGGCCGTTGGAGTGCTATCTACAGACGGTTTAATTTATGGTCCAAAAAAGGGATTTTGAATGAACTGTTTCGCGCATTATCTCGTGATGCGGACATGGATTGGGTCTTCATTGATGGCAGTATTGTCAGGGCTCATCAACATAGTTGCGGTGCAAGAACTGCTGACAATGAATCAATTGGAAAGAGCCGAGGTGGAAATTCTACGAAAATTCATCTTGCAGTCGATAGCGGAGGGTTGCCTGTTTATTATGAATTATCCTGTGGAAATACGCATGATATCGTCCATGCAGAGTCACTCGTAGCTAATTGCCCAACAAGTAATATGGTTGTCGCAGATAAAGGCTACGACAGTGAAAAACTGAGAGCGTTTGTTCGTGATAATAACGCTACACCCGTTATTCCACGTAAGGGCAACAGTTTAGTAGGCAATGAAGATATTGACTGGTGCATGTACAAATATCGGCACTTGGTTGAGAATGCATTTGGCCGTATTAAGCAATATAGAGGGATAGCCACGCGGTATGAAAAGCTTGAACGAAATTATCATTCAATGCTCGCTTTAGCATTTACTATGATGTGGCTACCAATGTGGGCTGATTGA
- a CDS encoding DMT family transporter has translation MKSAALYITTVLIWGSTWLAIEFQLGDIAVELSLFYRFAIAALLMWLYVAYKKPKMRFNLVDHGFFVLLALFNFGLNYLMLYWAQNHLSSAMTSIAFSMLLVMNIVNTRLFFGKPISKRIYTGAVLAILGITCLFWPQLQQLNLSNSAFVGLLLALGGTFVASLGNMVSVRNSRKQIGVLQGNAWGMLYSAIGLALYVFISDVQFNFTAPTSYWLSLLYLSIFGTVIAFACYFALLKNIGPEKASYVIVLFPLVAVTLSSFYEGFEWHANTFAGFSLVLLGNAIVLTPTKRINAFLANRAVARRGSVPS, from the coding sequence TTGAAAAGTGCAGCGCTATATATAACAACTGTTTTAATTTGGGGCTCAACCTGGTTGGCCATAGAGTTTCAGCTAGGCGATATTGCTGTTGAACTATCGCTATTTTATCGTTTTGCAATCGCGGCATTATTAATGTGGTTATATGTGGCATACAAAAAACCTAAAATGCGATTTAATTTAGTCGATCATGGTTTTTTCGTATTATTGGCCCTGTTTAACTTTGGCCTAAATTACTTAATGCTTTACTGGGCACAAAATCACCTTAGCTCTGCAATGACCTCGATTGCTTTTTCAATGCTATTAGTAATGAATATAGTTAATACCCGATTATTTTTTGGCAAACCTATTTCAAAACGAATTTATACCGGTGCTGTACTTGCCATTTTAGGTATCACCTGCTTGTTTTGGCCACAATTACAGCAACTCAACTTGAGTAACAGTGCATTCGTCGGGTTACTACTTGCTCTTGGAGGCACCTTTGTGGCTTCATTAGGAAACATGGTAAGTGTACGTAATTCACGCAAACAAATTGGTGTGTTACAAGGTAATGCTTGGGGCATGTTATACAGTGCCATTGGCTTAGCCTTATATGTATTTATAAGCGACGTGCAATTTAATTTCACTGCACCTACTAGCTATTGGCTGTCGTTATTGTACTTATCTATTTTTGGCACTGTAATCGCCTTTGCTTGTTACTTTGCACTGTTAAAAAATATTGGCCCCGAAAAAGCCAGCTATGTCATCGTACTGTTTCCTTTAGTTGCGGTAACACTAAGCAGCTTTTATGAAGGCTTTGAATGGCATGCAAATACCTTTGCAGGGTTTAGCTTAGTACTACTTGGTAACGCCATAGTGCTTACCCCAACAAAACGAATTAATGCCTTTTTAGCAAACAGAGCGGTTGCTAGAAGAGGCTCTGTCCCCAGTTAG
- a CDS encoding ATP-binding protein: MPQRSTRPSVFYIIFSLAYFFVGVILTKLTFNSQIIPVWLPAGIALVGCFVWWWRFIPALFLAALAFNLNFFANTTHEMVLVGNSLNEAMYIAFGVVLQAMVGAAILKFWLGHPLRLKKRQNIIYFIVVVGVLVSLISANFGVFALSQFNAMYSADNHWKNTTYWWLGDILGVLIATPFLLSLLPEKSDNYNISVLPTLSVCCILFVSVAATTQLYDSESRINAIKIAEREVQVIENSLYRYTNRSIIAVQSLASQVQSSPTLSQQDFNLYANTLLAKHSFIKALSWNVKIPSHQRQAFSKEISSIYNLNYDVIGEPLEPNDPLVIVKYIAPLNSNQKAIGFNVYSNPDRKASLLNPAIKYQPVGTKIIQLVQTEHSDAAYLLFAPVYSQSNEKETIKGYATGVFLVPQIIKQAITEQQSKMFSIAIYEDINKPAFYSNSNNLNVAQGSKLISFNVDFGGQQWIVKLALKDAFLAQHNNQLTLLLLILQVVVCSLILLILLLFNQQQIALTRQVAERTYSLAQAKKQSDLANRAKSQFLANMSHEIRTPLNAVIGFSSLARKEDDANTLIDYLDKINSSSKSLLNLINDILDISKIESKRLVLERIPFDLTSLIQRINTMFEQSAASKAIVWKINSNIPKDTCFVGDPMRLEQIMLNLCSNAIKFTNAGSVTLNVDTQLIAPNKAQLTIAVIDTGIGIKATQHEKLFSAFTQADNSTSRQFGGTGLGLAIAKELSVLMNANIALHSELDKGSTFTFTLEIETVKAQEPLIKPTDNTNIAALKILVAEDNPVNQMVIKAMLGSLKIVPQVVENGELAVNIIKKQHFDLVLMDCQMPVMDGYRATALIRQFKTAEELPIVALTADVMPEDKAHAQAVGFNQHLAKPLELIKLTECLAQYAVVYEQ; this comes from the coding sequence ATACCACAAAGATCAACACGCCCTAGTGTTTTTTACATTATTTTTTCTTTAGCCTATTTTTTTGTAGGAGTAATACTTACCAAGCTAACCTTTAACTCGCAAATTATTCCGGTTTGGTTACCTGCTGGTATAGCCTTAGTTGGCTGCTTTGTGTGGTGGTGGCGATTTATTCCTGCGCTATTTTTAGCGGCTCTCGCATTTAATTTAAATTTTTTTGCTAATACAACTCATGAAATGGTATTGGTAGGAAATTCATTAAACGAGGCTATGTATATTGCCTTTGGGGTGGTATTGCAGGCCATGGTTGGGGCCGCAATATTAAAGTTTTGGTTAGGCCACCCTCTGCGCCTTAAAAAGCGCCAAAACATTATTTATTTTATTGTAGTTGTAGGTGTTTTAGTCAGTTTAATTTCGGCTAATTTTGGCGTGTTTGCACTAAGCCAATTTAATGCAATGTACAGTGCAGATAATCACTGGAAAAACACAACTTACTGGTGGTTAGGTGATATTTTAGGGGTGTTAATTGCCACTCCATTTTTACTTTCGTTATTACCAGAGAAGTCTGATAACTATAATATTTCGGTGCTACCGACACTTTCGGTATGTTGCATTTTATTTGTATCAGTAGCGGCCACCACACAATTATACGATAGTGAAAGCCGTATTAATGCGATAAAAATTGCTGAGCGCGAAGTGCAAGTGATAGAAAACAGCCTGTACCGCTATACTAATCGCAGCATTATTGCTGTGCAAAGTTTAGCTAGCCAAGTTCAGTCATCGCCAACATTAAGCCAGCAAGACTTTAATCTATATGCCAACACCCTACTTGCTAAGCACTCATTTATAAAAGCTTTATCATGGAATGTAAAAATCCCATCTCATCAACGCCAAGCATTCTCTAAAGAAATTTCAAGCATTTATAACTTAAATTATGATGTTATTGGTGAACCTTTAGAGCCAAACGATCCACTCGTTATTGTAAAATATATAGCACCGCTTAATAGCAACCAAAAAGCAATTGGGTTTAATGTATATTCAAACCCAGATCGCAAAGCATCCTTACTCAACCCCGCAATAAAGTATCAGCCAGTGGGAACTAAAATAATTCAACTCGTACAAACTGAGCACTCTGATGCTGCTTACTTATTATTTGCGCCTGTATATTCTCAATCCAATGAAAAAGAAACCATTAAAGGCTATGCCACAGGCGTATTTTTAGTCCCTCAAATTATTAAGCAGGCCATTACTGAGCAGCAGTCTAAAATGTTTTCGATTGCTATTTATGAAGATATAAACAAACCCGCATTTTACAGTAACTCAAACAATCTTAATGTTGCACAAGGCAGTAAGCTAATATCGTTTAATGTCGATTTTGGCGGGCAACAATGGATCGTAAAACTGGCACTTAAAGATGCCTTTTTAGCTCAACATAATAATCAACTCACCTTACTGCTGCTGATACTTCAAGTAGTTGTATGCTCATTAATTTTATTGATTTTACTACTGTTTAATCAGCAGCAAATTGCACTTACTCGCCAAGTAGCAGAGCGTACTTATTCGTTAGCACAAGCAAAAAAGCAATCTGATTTGGCTAACCGGGCTAAGAGTCAATTTTTAGCTAATATGAGCCATGAAATACGCACGCCACTAAATGCTGTTATTGGCTTTTCTTCGCTTGCCCGTAAAGAAGACGACGCCAATACCCTAATTGATTATTTAGATAAAATAAATTCGTCATCTAAAAGCTTATTAAATTTGATAAACGATATTCTCGATATATCTAAAATTGAATCAAAACGGCTAGTGCTTGAACGTATTCCATTTGATTTAACCTCACTTATTCAGCGCATTAATACTATGTTTGAACAAAGTGCTGCAAGCAAAGCAATTGTGTGGAAAATAAATAGCAATATCCCTAAAGACACTTGTTTTGTTGGCGATCCAATGCGATTAGAGCAAATAATGCTTAATTTATGCAGTAACGCTATTAAATTTACTAACGCTGGCAGTGTTACTTTAAATGTAGATACGCAACTTATTGCGCCCAATAAAGCACAGCTAACAATTGCCGTTATTGATACCGGAATAGGTATAAAAGCAACTCAACATGAAAAGTTATTTAGTGCATTTACTCAAGCCGATAACTCTACTTCTCGGCAGTTTGGTGGCACCGGCCTTGGGTTAGCCATAGCCAAAGAGCTTAGTGTATTAATGAATGCAAATATAGCGCTACATAGCGAGCTTGATAAAGGCTCTACTTTTACATTTACATTAGAAATAGAGACGGTTAAAGCGCAAGAACCTCTTATAAAACCTACAGATAATACTAATATAGCCGCTTTAAAAATTTTAGTGGCCGAAGATAACCCGGTTAATCAAATGGTTATAAAAGCCATGCTTGGCTCACTAAAAATTGTGCCACAGGTTGTTGAAAATGGTGAGCTTGCAGTTAATATTATAAAAAAACAGCATTTTGACCTCGTGCTTATGGATTGCCAAATGCCAGTAATGGATGGCTATAGAGCAACGGCCCTAATCAGGCAATTTAAAACGGCTGAGGAACTGCCAATTGTTGCCTTAACTGCCGACGTTATGCCCGAAGACAAAGCACACGCTCAGGCGGTTGGTTTTAATCAACACCTTGCAAAACCGCTTGAACTAATTAAGCTAACCGAGTGTCTTGCTCAATATGCAGTGGTTTATGAACAATAA
- a CDS encoding aminotransferase class V-fold PLP-dependent enzyme produces MNQHDFCMAEGCYLLSHSVGRPLKNSQQHLAAHYFSPWESSNKEPWQQWLPAVEQFNTALGQLFNAPSEQFCPQVNLSSGLTKLLMSHPRLQQKNCKVLMTQSDFPSMGFAMQKALPKCAQITFIPEYENLTDITVWQRYLTDNIDLVFISHVYSNTGVQAPVHDIVALSKKTNSLSIIDVAQSAGVIPLDLTALNADFMIGSSVKWLCGGPGAAYLWVNPQQIAVCEPKDVGWFSHQNPFEFDINHFIYNKGALKFWGGTPSVVPYIIAANSIAYFAALGIDKVRSHNLAMLALIQQQLGKYVVSPTLQHQCSGTAILNFNMQQQHVLNELNSAGISVDARKLGIRVSPHIYNSADAIHKFIAVIKKAIKVVD; encoded by the coding sequence ATGAATCAACACGATTTTTGTATGGCCGAAGGCTGTTATTTATTAAGCCACTCAGTAGGGCGTCCACTGAAAAATAGTCAGCAGCATTTAGCGGCTCATTATTTTTCGCCGTGGGAATCGTCAAATAAAGAACCCTGGCAGCAATGGTTACCTGCAGTCGAGCAATTTAATACCGCATTAGGGCAGTTATTTAATGCGCCTAGCGAGCAATTTTGTCCACAAGTTAACTTATCCAGCGGCTTAACCAAATTGTTAATGTCGCATCCGCGATTACAGCAAAAAAATTGCAAAGTATTAATGACGCAAAGCGACTTTCCAAGTATGGGCTTTGCGATGCAAAAAGCTTTGCCAAAATGCGCGCAAATAACATTTATTCCTGAATATGAAAACTTAACCGATATTACCGTTTGGCAGCGTTATTTAACGGATAACATAGATTTAGTTTTTATCAGTCACGTATATTCAAATACAGGGGTACAAGCCCCTGTACACGATATTGTTGCTTTGAGTAAAAAAACGAATAGCTTATCAATCATTGACGTTGCGCAATCTGCAGGGGTGATACCGCTTGATTTAACCGCCTTAAATGCTGACTTTATGATTGGCTCTAGCGTTAAATGGCTATGTGGCGGCCCTGGTGCTGCTTACTTATGGGTTAACCCACAGCAAATAGCTGTTTGTGAGCCTAAAGATGTTGGCTGGTTTTCTCATCAAAATCCCTTTGAGTTTGATATAAATCATTTTATTTATAACAAGGGAGCGCTTAAATTTTGGGGCGGTACTCCCTCAGTTGTACCTTATATTATTGCAGCCAATAGTATTGCCTATTTTGCCGCATTGGGAATTGATAAAGTTAGGTCGCATAATTTAGCAATGCTTGCGCTTATTCAGCAACAGTTGGGTAAATATGTTGTGTCGCCCACGCTGCAGCATCAATGCAGTGGTACTGCTATTTTAAACTTTAACATGCAGCAACAACATGTATTGAATGAGCTTAATAGTGCAGGGATTAGTGTGGATGCCAGAAAGCTTGGTATACGAGTTTCACCGCATATATATAATAGCGCCGACGCAATACATAAGTTTATAGCGGTTATAAAAAAAGCGATTAAGGTTGTTGACTAA
- a CDS encoding YggN family protein → MKKLLLMSTLICAPAVVAHNDNDSTVSFNNEQCNVEFKNDVRIKPDELEIFTANKQTMQFNTNGNLTINGESVALNHSQQKALTQYSDSLRTQLPEVANIALEGVKIAGVALQEVANAFNIDGLDNISSLMDDIKLEVQNTFYQQDTFVMGQQSFNQFGENFEQQFEQQIETAVESAVMQSMGSILVALGSELLGSGGDMQAFEQRMENMGTQIEEKVEQHADALEKRANALCENFANIAKQEEQLVVQVPELKGYQLFSFKQN, encoded by the coding sequence ATGAAAAAATTACTATTAATGAGCACTTTAATATGTGCACCTGCCGTTGTGGCACATAATGATAACGATTCAACAGTGTCATTTAATAATGAGCAATGTAATGTAGAATTTAAAAATGATGTACGTATTAAGCCTGACGAACTAGAGATTTTTACCGCCAATAAGCAAACTATGCAATTTAATACCAATGGCAATTTAACCATTAATGGTGAATCGGTAGCGCTTAATCATTCCCAGCAAAAGGCGCTAACTCAATATTCAGATAGTTTACGCACGCAATTACCCGAAGTAGCAAATATAGCCTTAGAAGGCGTTAAAATTGCAGGTGTTGCACTGCAAGAAGTTGCTAATGCTTTTAATATTGATGGCCTCGATAATATCTCATCGTTAATGGACGACATTAAACTTGAAGTACAAAATACTTTTTATCAACAAGATACCTTTGTTATGGGCCAGCAAAGCTTTAACCAATTTGGTGAAAACTTTGAGCAGCAGTTTGAACAACAAATAGAGACCGCTGTTGAGTCTGCTGTAATGCAATCTATGGGGAGTATTTTAGTTGCTTTAGGTTCTGAATTACTTGGCTCAGGAGGCGACATGCAAGCCTTTGAACAACGTATGGAAAATATGGGTACGCAAATAGAAGAAAAAGTAGAGCAGCATGCCGATGCGCTCGAAAAACGTGCCAATGCCTTATGCGAAAATTTTGCCAATATAGCTAAACAAGAAGAACAGCTAGTAGTACAAGTACCTGAACTTAAAGGTTACCAATTATTTAGCTTTAAACAAAACTAG
- a CDS encoding PLP-dependent aminotransferase family protein codes for MILKAVSHQGHEFLYQQVIQLIRDMSAQQALLPSEKLPSLRKMASNLNISIPTVKQAYQALEDQGVIEAREKSGYFLKAVNMASSLPKRVKLSREPVIVNKQALIEQVYTAIHQAHVVPFGVANPVAAAPTDKALARNMRRVMTLAGSSAINYGPLDGYAPLKKQLIHRYLDFGIGINMDEMVITNGAQEALAIALKCVTKPGDVVAIESPCYHGIIELIESLGLKALEIPLCPDNGIWLNDLAQALNEHDIKACLFSTAISNPVGSFMPDKNREQLVELVESHNVVLIEDDVYGDLYFTPKRGTPAIAYSKKGLVLSCSSFSKTAAPSYRVGWLIAGKFAGQARRYKRALSCSTSLINQWTLSEFVFSGEYDRNLKVLRQRLRTNKEHMRRCLQQAMPKGTRISDPQGGCVIWLDLGCEYDSQKLFSLALEVGISITPGLIFSASNKYKSCIRLSYGVQWGEQIEQAIVTLGKLTLLAKK; via the coding sequence ATGATTTTAAAAGCGGTTAGCCATCAAGGTCATGAGTTTTTGTACCAGCAAGTTATTCAACTGATCAGGGATATGAGTGCTCAACAGGCTTTATTGCCCTCAGAAAAACTGCCGTCTTTACGTAAAATGGCTAGCAACCTTAATATAAGTATTCCTACGGTAAAGCAGGCCTATCAAGCGCTAGAGGATCAAGGGGTTATAGAGGCACGCGAAAAGTCAGGCTACTTTTTAAAAGCCGTTAACATGGCAAGCAGCTTACCAAAACGAGTTAAGCTGAGCCGCGAGCCCGTGATTGTTAACAAGCAGGCGCTGATTGAGCAGGTATACACAGCCATTCATCAGGCCCATGTGGTGCCTTTTGGAGTGGCTAACCCGGTTGCTGCAGCACCAACCGATAAAGCCTTAGCCAGAAATATGCGCCGAGTAATGACGCTTGCCGGTAGTAGCGCTATTAATTACGGGCCACTGGATGGTTATGCACCGTTAAAAAAGCAACTTATTCATCGCTATTTAGACTTTGGCATTGGCATTAATATGGATGAAATGGTGATCACTAATGGTGCGCAAGAAGCACTGGCAATTGCACTCAAATGCGTAACTAAGCCCGGTGATGTAGTGGCCATAGAGAGCCCTTGCTATCACGGAATTATAGAGTTAATAGAAAGTTTAGGCCTTAAAGCACTTGAAATACCTTTATGCCCAGATAATGGTATTTGGCTAAACGATTTAGCGCAGGCGCTTAATGAGCACGATATTAAAGCGTGCTTATTTTCTACGGCTATTAGTAATCCGGTTGGTAGTTTTATGCCAGATAAAAATCGAGAACAGCTGGTGGAATTAGTTGAAAGCCATAACGTAGTGCTCATTGAAGATGACGTATATGGCGACCTATACTTTACACCCAAACGAGGTACACCTGCTATAGCGTATTCCAAAAAAGGCTTGGTGCTAAGTTGTTCGTCTTTTTCTAAAACGGCTGCCCCTAGTTATCGTGTTGGTTGGCTTATTGCGGGGAAATTTGCAGGGCAAGCTAGGCGTTATAAAAGAGCATTGAGTTGTTCTACCTCACTAATTAATCAATGGACGTTATCAGAATTTGTTTTTAGCGGTGAATACGATCGTAATTTAAAAGTACTTAGGCAGCGTTTACGTACGAATAAAGAGCATATGCGACGTTGCTTACAGCAAGCCATGCCAAAAGGTACACGGATCAGCGATCCACAAGGTGGCTGTGTTATTTGGTTAGACTTAGGCTGCGAGTATGATAGCCAAAAGCTATTTTCGTTAGCGCTTGAGGTAGGTATAAGCATTACTCCAGGGTTGATATTTTCAGCTTCAAATAAATACAAAAGCTGTATAAGGCTAAGCTATGGTGTGCAGTGGGGTGAGCAAATAGAGCAAGCAATTGTCACACTAGGTAAACTTACCTTACTAGCAAAAAAGTAG
- a CDS encoding Lrp/AsnC family transcriptional regulator has translation MLDKKDQQLLIALQANARMSVADLASHISLSDTPCLRRIKKLEQASIITGYHAAINPKALKLNVLVYAFVRLNQNSASAARQFEQHVEKLTHVLECSVISGSYDYLLKIIAHDLESYEQFVKHQLGSLSCIANIESTVVLKQSFSKKQLPL, from the coding sequence ATGCTCGATAAAAAAGATCAGCAATTGCTCATTGCCTTACAAGCCAACGCCAGAATGTCTGTTGCAGATCTTGCCAGTCATATTAGCCTCTCAGATACGCCCTGCCTTAGACGAATTAAAAAGCTAGAACAAGCTAGTATTATTACCGGCTACCACGCTGCTATTAACCCCAAGGCACTTAAACTAAACGTTTTGGTGTATGCATTTGTACGTTTAAATCAAAATTCGGCCAGTGCTGCCCGGCAATTTGAGCAACACGTAGAAAAGCTCACTCATGTGCTAGAGTGTTCGGTAATATCGGGAAGTTACGACTATTTACTAAAAATAATTGCGCATGATTTAGAAAGCTATGAGCAGTTTGTTAAGCATCAACTAGGGAGCTTAAGCTGTATCGCTAATATAGAATCAACCGTGGTGTTAAAGCAGTCTTTTAGCAAAAAACAATTACCATTATAA
- a CDS encoding RNA-binding protein, which yields MIRVILLSICLTAPTFSLAENITVYKCVIKGVPTFSQLPCALDAQAITLKNINVTTAYSNTTASSKITDTSVDDYLKTQQINRDIKRYQLAIKQYQQQYTEKKQQIDYMTQDKANRLGASSIANAIATKTSALKQSYDALIGQAQQQIEALNQQKEQLSQQP from the coding sequence ATGATCCGGGTTATATTGCTATCAATTTGCTTAACCGCGCCAACCTTTAGCTTGGCAGAAAACATTACTGTTTATAAATGCGTTATTAAAGGTGTTCCTACATTTAGCCAGCTGCCCTGTGCTCTAGATGCACAAGCCATTACGCTAAAAAATATTAATGTAACCACAGCCTATAGCAATACAACTGCTAGCAGTAAAATTACAGATACTTCTGTTGATGATTACTTAAAAACGCAGCAAATTAATCGTGATATAAAACGCTACCAACTGGCTATTAAACAATATCAGCAGCAATACACAGAAAAAAAACAGCAAATTGATTACATGACGCAAGATAAAGCCAATCGTTTAGGGGCTTCCTCTATTGCCAATGCGATTGCAACTAAAACATCAGCTCTTAAACAGTCATACGATGCTTTAATTGGGCAAGCACAGCAACAAATAGAGGCGTTAAATCAGCAAAAAGAGCAACTTAGTCAACAACCTTAA
- a CDS encoding glutathione peroxidase: protein MHKFHQLSATSLQGNTINFSEFAGKVVLIVNTASKCGFTYQYESLQALHNKYASQGLVILGFPCNQFNQQEPGDAQQIEQGCLINYGVNFLMAAKVEVNGEHAHSVFRYLKSTQPGFLTRKIKWNFTKFLIAADGSPIKRYAPFTKPEKLELTIQKALQQSNK from the coding sequence ATGCACAAGTTTCATCAGTTAAGCGCCACCAGTTTGCAAGGTAACACCATTAATTTTAGCGAGTTTGCTGGTAAAGTCGTGCTTATTGTAAACACGGCAAGCAAGTGTGGTTTTACCTACCAATACGAGTCACTACAGGCTTTGCATAATAAATATGCTAGCCAAGGCTTAGTAATTTTAGGATTTCCGTGTAATCAGTTTAATCAGCAAGAACCCGGAGATGCACAGCAGATAGAGCAAGGATGTTTAATAAACTACGGGGTTAATTTTTTAATGGCCGCTAAAGTAGAGGTAAACGGAGAGCATGCTCATTCGGTATTTCGTTATTTGAAATCGACACAACCTGGCTTTTTAACTCGCAAAATAAAGTGGAACTTTACTAAGTTTTTAATCGCAGCAGACGGCTCACCAATTAAACGCTATGCACCCTTTACCAAGCCAGAAAAGCTAGAGCTCACCATTCAAAAAGCACTGCAACAAAGTAATAAGTAA